The Ignavibacteriales bacterium sequence TTGGAATGACAACAACAGCGGCATGTGCGCCGCAAACTGAAGATGCAAAATCGTTTAGTGCCAAGGAAAAGACAGAAATTCCAAATAAAGAATTAATAAAGAAAATTACAGATGAGATTTTGGGGCAACTTCATAAACAAAAATAATGCTTAATGATTTTTCTATTAGGCATTTCAAAACATTGCACCGATTAGCTTCATACAGTACAAATTATATTCGTTAATCCGTTGTGTGAATTAGGATGTAAACCGTTAAAACGGTTCTAACGTTTTGTTTTGTGTTCTAACCCCCTCGATTAATCGCGGGGTTAATCACTGTAACAATGATTTTTTTACTGTTTCAACAGTTTATTAAACTATATTTTTTGATTCACACAACACGTATTCATTATTTAATAAATACTTCTATCGCATCATGTAAACATTCAACTTCAATCGGAGTGCTCCCCATTAATTGTCCGTCCGGTGTAAGAATCTTAGCCGGAATAGTTTCAATTTTTATCCGTTTTACTTTAAAAGTCTCGACTTCTTTCATCTGAACATGTGTGCCTGTAAATATTTTTGGAAGACATTGCAGAACTTTTATGCGGCTCAATTTATTTAACAAAGTAACATCGAGCAGACCATCATCAATTTTAGCTGAAGGAGCCATTAGAAAATCTTTGCCTGTATATCTTGAATTAGAGATTTCCGTAAAGACATTTTCGCGTTCAATTATTTTTCCATCAACTTCCATTCGCAGATTGAATGATTCCAACGCGATCGTTCTGTATAACACACCAAGTATATACGAAAGGTCACCGAACATTTTTAGTTTGAGTGCTATTGCTGCAATGTCCGTTACAAAACCGAATCCCAATATGTTTAAAAAATAATATTTCTTTTCTTCGGTTGTAAAAACTCCAACATCAACTTTTCTAGTTCTGCCGGATAGAATTGCGTCTATTGCCTCTTCCCATCTCTCGGGTACCAAATCAAGGTCACGAGCAAAAGCATTTCCCCTTCCGATCGGAATTACTCCCACCGGAATTCTTTTTGCAGATTCGTTTGCAAAATATCCATTCAGCATTTCAAAAATGGTCCCATCGCCGCCGGAGACTACAACACCGTCAAAATTTTCGAAATTCAGATTTTTAATAATCTCTGTTCCGTGCCCGGCATATTCGGTTTGGGCAGAATCAAAATCTATTTTCCTTTTAGAAAGGGCATTTTTTATTCTTGAAAAATATTTAATTCCATTTTTATTTCCGGAAGCCGGATTATTCAAGTAGAATATTTTCATGTGTGAATTCTTATTTTATTTATGGTGATTAATTGGGTTCGAAATTAACGGTTAGTTGATTGGCATTCAAGGATTGAAAAATAAAAAGGCCGCGATGCGCTCGGCCTTAAATTAATCTTCAAATTAGTTTGTCATCACTTTTATAATTGCTTCACAGAACATCGGCAAATCATCCGGCTTTCTGCTTGACACCATATTTCTATCGACCACAACCGGTTCATCAAGCCAGATTGCGCCGGCATTTTCTATATCATCCTTAATTCCGGGTGTCGAAGTACACGTATATCCATTCATAATCTTTGCGGAGATTGTTATCCACCCCGCGTGACATATATATGCAACAAGTTTATGGTTATCGTTAAACTGTTTTGTTAATTCCAACACTTTTGCAACTCTCCGCAATTTATCCGGCGCAAACCCACCGGGGATTACAAGTCCGCTAAAATCTTCTTCTTCAACGTCGTTGTAGGATGCATCAGACTTACATGGATAACTATGTTTACCTTGGTATATTTTATTAGCTTCCGGACCCGCAACAATAACTTGAGCGCCCTCTTCGATCAGTCTAAGTTTTGGATACCACAACTCAAGATCTTCGTAGGCATCCTCAACAAACATTAATATTTTTTTTCCTGCAAGTTTTTTCATTTCTATTCCTTTCTTTCCTAATTAAGATTTTATTCTGCAAAATGTTTAATCACTTTTACAACATGTTCTTCGCAAACTTTACAAAACGGCTTTGTTCCCTTTGAAAACATTAAACAATCGAGCATAGAACGGTACATTCCTTTTGCCGAATAGCCTGCTCCTTCAAATGCACCGACTTTATTCCAGTATTTACTGCTCATCAAATATTTGTCCACTTCATCACTATGCATTTTATCTTTTTTATTATATTCATTTTGAGAGGCATCAACCTCTTTCTGTGGCGCTTTATTCCGTTTCAGTTCTGCAATATGTTTATTAAGCTCCCTTCTTTCAGTCTGCCAGGCATAATCCATTTTATCATAATTCTCTTTTTCCCATGGAGTTGGAATTTTAATTCCGGGTGTAATTAAATTTTTCCATTTCAAATTATTTTTATCCAGAAGCCGTGTTATATTCGGTTCAACCGGCTCTTGACCTTGTGGATAAAATTCATTGTAAGCAACATCGGAAGTGTAGTATTCATCAGCCAATCCGCCGAACGAATGACCAAACTCGTGCAAAAAAATGTATGGACTGAATTGATTATCCGCTGCGAACGTGCAGTAAAAATTATAGATTCCGCCGCCGCCGTATCGGGAGCTGTTACACATAATATAAATTGCGTCGTAAGGAACATGCGACGCAAGATCCCGTAATGTTTTGTTCTCTTCGGTCAACACGTACCTTTCCGAGCCGAGGGAATAGAATCTTGTTCCAAGAGTTGTATTCTTATAAATGTTCGCACCGGGTTCGGTAATTCCGCTTTCTTCCGAAGCTTTGAAGATGCCGTAAATATTAAATTCATTTTTATTTGTTTTGTAGGGTTCTTGGTTGAGAAAAATATTTGTGTAGCGTTTTAAATCTTTTTCAAATTTTTTCTGTTCGCCAGCGGAGTAGCCGTCGCCAAGAATTACAACATCAACCTTTAAGTGTGGATCGCCGCTGAAATGACTTTTATAGACTTTAACCGCATTATCCTTAACCGCGTCTTTGATTATATAAAGATCGCTGGGGCTAATTTCGGTTGAAAAGACTTCATTCAATTTATTCTGCTTATCGCGTTTTTCTAATATGAATTTGATCTTATTAATTGGAAATGGAATGATCGCGCTTTCATGGTATGTCCGCTTAATTCCTTTCGATGCTTCATCGCTTGTTTGATATTCTTTGAAGTAGCTGTCAAATCCGCGAGAGAAAATAAGTTTGCCCGATGCCGCATCAAAAATTTTATAATAATATGCACCGTTATCAAAGTTGTCTATTAGATTTTTTGTGCTTCCCGCCCATATTCCGTACTGATAAACGTTATCAAGCGTAACAACTTCGTTGGTTGCATCACCAATGTGGAAATAATCAATCCGCATCGTTTGATCTTTAAAGTAATCACTGAAACTTTTTGGCTGTGCGTATGTTTGAATGGATGAAAGAATGAAAAAGGGAATAAAGGAAAGGAGAAAAAATGGAAAGATTGAAAGACGAAATAAATATTTCATGGCTGACTCTTTGTTTGTTTTCTTGCCGTAAAATTACTGAATTCCGATTAATAAATTTAACCCGGTACGGAACGATACTTCAGATTATAATTAGCCTGAACTTAAATTGAGATAGCCGCCATTAGTAGCCGATGGTCTATTTCTTTTACCTATGCAAAGTGAAGATGAAATCTTTATTTTGTGCGGAGTTAATCCAGGAAGAATGAACATTACATACAAAATATTTTTTTTCCTCTTTATGCTTTCTGCAATTGCAGCAGCACAAGATGAAAGCAAATTTAAGATCGCCCGGCTAAAATACAATGGCGGTGGTGATTGGTATAACGATCCATCTGAAGAAGTAAATCTTCTAAAGTTTATCGGACAGAATACCAACATCAAAACAAATCCAGTTTATGAATTTGTCGACCTAACGAGCGGGAATATTTTCGCGTATCCGTTTTTATTTATGACCGGTCACGGCAACGTTGTTTTCTCAGATTCAGAGGCAAATAAATTACGGGCATATCTAGAGAACGGCGGATTTCTTTATGTTGATGACGATTACGGCTTAGACAAAGCATTCAGAAGAGAGATAAAAAAAGTTTTCCCGGAAAAAGATTTAACTGAGCTTCCGTTTAGCTACGGACTTTATCATTGCTTTTATGAATTTCCAAATGGTGTACCAAAAACACATGAGCACGATGGGAAACCTCCACAAGGATTCGGTATTTTTGTTAACGGGCGGCTTTGTGTTTATTATACATATGAAAGTAATCCAAGTGACGGATGGACCGATCCGGAAGTACATAAAGATACGCCGCAGAAGCGGGAAGAAGCCCTAAAGTTTGGAACGAACTTAATTGTTTGGGCATTGATGAATTGAAAAACTTTTTACTCTAAAGCATTAATAAGAATGACAAATTCGTTATCCGAAATACAAAAAAAACTTCGCTCTGTTGTTGAGCGTGAAAAACGAAGAGATGGTTTGAAAAAACTTTCTCTTTTTATAGACGCAGTCTTTATTCTTTTTTTTCTAATTGTTCTCTTCGAGTTAATTGGAAATTTTAATTCCGGTTTCAGAACCGCTCTATTTTATTTGATGGCATCATTTACCCTCTTGCTGTTCGGTTTTTATGTAGTGTACCCGTTCATAAAAGATATTATTTACTACTCACATCCGGATTATGTAGAGACTTCCCAAAAGATCGGCAATTACTTTCCCGAGATTAAGGATGAGCTTGCTAATGCCGTTCAAATATTAAACGAGAAGAACACTAATTATTCAAATCAACTAATTGATGCGGCATTCAATAATGTTTATATAAAGACGGAAAAATTGAATTTCGGGCAGGTTGTTGATTTTTCTGCAGCGAAAAAATTTTTTAGAATTAGTCTATTTGCATCTTTCTTGACCATATTAATTGTTTGGTTTATCCCGGGATTTAATTCAGCTGCATATAGGTTAATTCATTTCAGCAAGAATTTTACACCGCCGCCAAAATTTGTATTTGTTGTTCAACCCGGAAACGCTGAAATAGCGAAAGGTCAAAATGTAACTATCCGGATAAATACAATAGGGCAACTGCCGGCCGAAATAATACTTTCAGCAAAATCCGAAGAGCAGTCGGAATTTTCCGGAAAAATATTAATCCCGGATTCGCTTGGTAATTTTATTTATGAAGTGCGTTCCGTGAAAAGTTCTTTTGAATACTCTGTTTCAGCGGAAAACATTTCAAGCGAGAACTATAAAATAACCGTTATCAATAGGCCAAACATCACCGGATTTGATTTGGTTATTTCTCCACCCGCTTATACCAGGCTGCCTGAACAAAATCAAAAAGATAACGGAAACATAACGGCTCTTCCGGGCAGTAAAATTAAAATTGCATTGAATTCATCAAGAGAATTATCAAATGCCGTGGTCCAATTCAGCGATAGTACAAATAAAAAGATGAGTATACTTTCAACCAAGTCTACGGTTGAATTTTCTGTCTCCAAAAATCTCAATTATCAAATGCTAATTGAGGACACACAAGGAATTGCCAATATAAATCCGATCAATTACTCAATCAAAGTCTTACCGGATGAATCTCCAAATATTGAGCTCATCGCTCCTTCAAGCAATGTTAAGCTTGGAAAGGAAACAAAAATTTCACTTGTCTCAAAAATTACAGACGACTACGGCTTTAGTAAAATGGAATTAAACTATAGACTTTCTGCTTCAAAGTATCGTCAGCCGGCTACTGAGTTCACTAAAATTCCGATAACAATTTCAACGCAGTTAAAAGAAGATGAAGTTTATTTCGTCTGGGATTTGGCTCCTCTTGTTCTCGCGGAAGGTGAAATTTTATCTTGTTATCTAGAGGTGTTTGATAACGACATAATCAATGGTCCTAAATCTGCAAAGACTCAGCAATTTACAATTACGGTCCCATCACTGAACGAGCTTTTTAGTGAAGCCGAGAACAAGCAAGATGATGCCGCAAAAGATTTAACAAAAACTCTTGAAGAAGCAGAAAAGTTAAAACAGGAAATGCAAAAAATCACAGACGATCTTAAACAGAACTCGAGAGATATATCCTGGCAGGAAAAAGAACGGGCGGAAAAAGCTGTAGAAAAATTTAAAGAGATCGAAAAAAAGGTAGATGAAATTTCTCAAAAACTTTCAGAGATGAAAAATGATTTGACTAAAAACAATCTCCTTTCCGAAGAAACTTTGAAAAAATACAATGAGTTGCAAGAACTTCTGGAAAAAATGAGCAGTGACGAAATGAAGGATGCTTTCAAACGGATGCAAGATGCTCTCAAAAGTATGAACCGGGATAACGTTCAAATGTCTATGGAAGAAATGAAAGCAAATGAGGAATATATTAAGAAAAGTATTGAACGTACTCTAAATCTTCTTAAACGAATTCAGATTGAACAGAAAGTAGATGAGCTGTTGAAGCGTACACAAGACCTCGCGGACAAGATTGATGCTTTGAAAAATAAAACGGAACAATCGAATCTTAGCGATGAGCCGAAGCGGTATGAACTTTCTACGCGCCAGAGTGATGTAACCCAAGATATGAATGACTTAAATGATGAAATGAACAAGCTTGATGATAAAATGGGTGCAATGAAAGATATGCCGAAAGATCTACTTGAGAAACTTCAAAAGGAATTTGAAAAACAGAATAACGAAAAGATTTCGAATGAAACGGAAAATGATTTGAAGCAAATGCAAAAATCCGACGCAATGCAGAATCAACAGCAGCTTTCAAACAATATGAAAAGCATGGGAAAGCAGATGAAGGGATTGCAATCCGCTATGCAGCAAATGAACCAGATGAAAACTTTTTCCGATATGATGAAAATTCTTGATGATCTGCTAACTCTTTCTAAAGATCAAGAGAAGTTGAAGAACGAAACGGAACAGTCAAGTTCCAATTCTCAAAATTTTTCTAAAAATTCGCGCGATCAGAACGAAATACAAAATAACCTTGGCAAGGTTCTTAAGAACATGAGTGATCTTTCTCAAAAAACTTTTGCAATTACGCCGGAGATGGGTAAAGCGCTCGGTCAAGCGTTGTCGGATATGCAGCAATCAATGAACGCATTACAGAACAATCAAGGTCCGCCGGCAGCACAGATGCAAAAGAATGCGATGGCTTCTCTAAATGAAGCGGCGGGGATGATGAAGGGCGCAATGGACCAGATGTTGAATGGAAGCGGTCAGGGCGGCGGCATGATGAGTTTGATGCAGCAATTGCAGAAACTCGGTCAGCAGCAAATGAATCTTAACCAGCTAACCCAGATGATGAATCAAGGTCAATTATCGCAAGAGATGATGGCTCAAATGCGGCGGCTTGCTCAGCAGCAGGAAGCAATACGCAAATCGCTCGAACAATTAAATCAAGAAGCTAAAGAGTCGGGACAGTCGAAGCGCCTTGCGGCAAATCTTGAAAAAATTCTAAATGAGATGAAAGAAGTTGTTACTAATCTACAATCCGAAAAAGTGAACGACGATTTAGTTAAACAGCAGGAGAAAATTTTATCCAAACTTCTTGACGCTCAGAGATCAATGAACGAGCGCGATTACGAGAATGAAAGAAAGTCCGATACCGGTAAAAATTATTCAATTACTTCCCCTCCTGATTTATTGAATACGGATGAAGCCATGAATAAATTAAAAGACGCATTGACGAAAGCAATAAAAGAGGGCTATAAGAAAGACTACGAAGATTTGATAAGAAAATATTTTGACGCTTTGGATAAAATTAACAAATAATTTTCGTGGAGACGCATCACAATACGTCTCCACAAAAGATTAATTTATTCCCATCTCAAATATCTTGAATCACCGAGTAATTCCTGAATCCGGCGTTGTACAATTTCATCCTTATTTTGTTTTCTTGCCTGAAGAGATTCTTTTAGATCCTGGAGACGTTTTTCAAGTTGTTTTACCTCTTCTTGTTTTTGCGATTCCCTGATGTCAAAAAGTTGACTAAGAGAAGATTGAAGTTCCTTTTTTAATGTCTGCTGATTCGCCTTATCGGCATTTTTACACTTGAGCGCATAAAGTTCAACATCTATCTCAAGTTCTTTTTCTTTTTTAATTTTTTCATTTCTTTCCTTATATGAATTCTCATATAAACTAAGCGCGTGTCCATTTGAATAAGAATAAGTACCTGATAAGGAAGGGACAACTAATGCTGAAAATGGAGATGATTCTCTTAACAGCTGGTAATATTTGTTCTTATCTAATTTTTTTACTTCTTCAAGTTTGGTTTTTATTTCTGGAGATAAGTTTTTCAGAAGGCGTTCCTCTTCTTCTTTACTCATTTCCTTTCCCTGAACTGTATATACCTGAGCTAGATTATTATAAAGCTGGGCTACTGCGCCGGAATTGCTAGACTCCTCTTGCGAAAAGTTCTTTACGAAGGGCATTGCAAATAAAACTAAAGTTAAAAATGCAATTATCTTTTTCATTTTATTTCTCCTTTTTAATTAAACGAAAATTTATCTGATCCTTTTTCCAGATTATCTAATCTCTGATCTAGAAGAATAATTTCTTTATCCCATTTATCTTCATCAATCATCTGCATTCTTGTTTTTATATCGTCTATCTGAGAAGAAAAATTTGTTCCCTCCCAGTCTAGCAGATTTTTCGGTATCGTTTTAACGGGAATAGATTGATGTGTAATTATAGAAATAATGATGGCGGCGGTTGCAAGAACACCGGCTAAAGCGGCTTTACCGTAAAAACTTCTATTCATATCGAAACGACGCCGGCTCCCGAATACATAATGAAGCCATGTTTTCTTAATTATAGCTTTTTCAATCATTTTGTTGAATGTCGAATTCTCAACATCGACTAAAGTTTTTTCACTTAGTGTGTCCGCTAATTGAATGACCGATTTCAATTCAAATGTGCAATCACTGCAGGTCAAAAGATGTTCTTTCCAAAAAGCGAGTCTTTCAATTGATAATTCATTGTTCAAATAAAGAAAGACTTCCTTTTGAAATTCTTTGCAAATTACTTTTACATCATTGTTCATTATCATTCCCCAGCAGCTTTTTAATTTTTTTAACCGAATAATGCATATGAGAGAGAACGGTGTTCAGCGGTTCTTTTGTTAATTCCGAGATTTCCTTAAAACTCATTTCGCCATATAATCGAAGCAGAAAAACCTCTTTTTGTTTTGTAGATAGTGTCACAATTGCTTTTTCAATCAATGTATTCGTTTCGTTTTTTATAAATTCTTTATGAGGATCGTTCGCACTTTGCAGCTCGTCCGGTTCAACATCGCTAATTAAGTAATCATTATTTCGTTTTCTCAAATTGTCCATTGCGGTATTGTGCGCTATTGTAAAGAGCCACGATGAAAATTTTTGGCGTTCAGAATATTTTTTAATTCCTTTCCATGTTTTAATCAAAGTTTCCTGAAGAAGATCTTCAGCTTGCGTACGCTCACCGCTCAATTTGAACAAATAAGAAAATAACTGCCGTCTATAGATTTGCATTAACGGACCGAAAGCCGATGTATTTCCGCTACGGCATTTTTCTATTAAATTTTGTTCGTGAGTTGTACTCATATAACTCTGATTTCTATAACTGTAAACGTAACCGGGTTAAATTTATTGTATGTCGAATTGAATATAAAAACGAATTATTTGATGAAAATTCTAAATCTCTGCTAAGTCTTAATCCTTTTGTTTTGAAGCTCATACCTAATTATCCCCGGCTCGGAACCCTCGCCTATAAATTTAAACCCGTTTTTTTCAAGAACTCTTTGCGATGTAACTAATTCCGGCAATGTTTCCGCAATAACTCTTAAAACCTTTGGTTGAGAAAATGCCCAATCAACAATTGCTGCCACTGCTTCCGATGCATAACCATTATGATGATGCGTTTCCATTATCGAATATCCGATCTCAACCGTCCCGCTTTCATCCGGCATTCCTTTGAATCCAATATTTCCGATTGCTTTTTTCTTACTTCCTTCCGGAAGAAGAATATACCAAGATGTGAATCCGCCGGCATCCGGATCATCTTCGAGATACTTTAAGAAAAAATTTATAGATTCCTCATCATTCAACGGCGGCGGCCAGTTATCCGGAATTGCGGCATTTAACAATTTTGGAAGCCTTTTTTGATCATACTTCTCTGCTCGTGCATGTTCCAGCGATCCGGAGAGAAGTTCAAGTCTTTTTGTTTTTAGAATTATACTCGTCATTATTTTTCATTATTTTGTCTGATGAAATTAAATTATTTAATATCTGTCGGCAACAGGGTTATATGAAAATAATATTTTCTCTTTTACTGCTTTCCACTTTAGTTGTAGCGGCAAAACCAATTGAACCTACGCTTCTAGATCAAAAGATAATTTCCCAAACTTTTAACGAAGAATATGATCTAGCAAAAAAAACATGCGATGAGCAGATCAAGCTAAATCCCCTTTCTCCTAAGTACTATTACTATCTAATTAATGTAAAGATACTGGAGTACTATCAGAAAGTAGCTGAATTTGACCAGGACAAACGTGATGAGGGGAGAAAAATACTCAATAAAGGAATAATTGATTACTGCGAAACTGTACTAGATAAATTTGACGAATCGAAATTAGACTTAGAAAACAAATTTTATCTCGGTACTATTTATGCTTACGCTGCGCGAATTTATGGAATGGACGGTTCCTGGTGGAGCGCTTTTAAGAGCGGCAAAACCGCAAAATCGTTGATGGAAGATATTTTAAAATCAGATTCTCAATTTTATGATTCCTATTTAGTTCTCGGGATGATAGAATATTACGCCGACCGGATGAGCGGAATAACCAGTTTCATTGCAGGCATTTTGGGTTTATCCGGTGACCGAGAAAAAGGGTTATATCATCTTCAACTTGCATACGACAAAGGAAAACTTACTTTTGGTCAATCTGCACTTACACTAATTGAGGTCTACTCAAGTCTTGAGGGAAATGAATATGCGGCATTACCTTATTTTGAAAGTTTTCTAAACCGGTTTCCACGCAACCATCGAACACTCAATGCATATTGCCAAATGTTAATGAACATATGGGATTATAAAAAAGCCGAGAGTTTAATTAAAAACGATAAGCAAAATTTGATTGATGATTATGCGCGGGCACGTTTTTATGATGCAAAAGGAGATTCTAAACTTGCAATTCAATACGGGGAACTTGCGCTTGATAATGAAAAGAAGTTATCTCGCGGCGGCGGCGGTGCGGTTCGTTATATAATTGTGTTTAACAGTTGGCTTATGGGCGATTATACAAAAGTTAAAAAATATGAATCGGCTTTGAATGATAGGAATAAAGCAGACTTTGAAAATACCAAGAAGAATGCAGTCGCGGCTAAATGGCTGCGAGAGTTTGCAATTCAAATTGCCTCAGAGAAATCTATAAATGATGTTGAAAATTTTATAAAATCTAAACCCGCATTCGGCGCCGGAAATGGTTTTGAAGATCAGTTCAACATTTTAACCGGGCAGTTTTATTTCAAGAATAATTTGCTGAATAAAGCTGAATCGTTTTTTAATAAACTTCTTACTTCTACTGATGAGCGGGACCGAAATACTACTATGAAATATTTGATTGATATTTACATGCGGCAAGATGTAGATAAGAAAAAAGTAAAGAATTTAATCTCGGCAATTGATGATTCCAAGAACAGCCGGCTTGGCTACAGATCAAGAGATTTAGAAAAGAAGTATAATTTATAATTGTAATTTTATTAATATAAAAAGGGGATAAAATGAACAAGCGGACGAGTAAATGTTAATTAATTTTTTAAAACAAATATTCATGCCAATAACCATTATTGGTATATGTATAGCTTTACTTTATTCGGCGTATAATGACGTTAAGCGTGAAACCATTAATCAGCTAAATCTTGAACAGCTGACACACGCCGAACAAGCTGCAAACGGAATTCAATTGTTTTTCAATGATTATGACATGTTGTTAAGTTATCTCGCAAAGCAAAATTCAATAATAGATTTTAATGAGAACGGGAAAAATTTAGCAACTCTTTTTTATGACAGTCACGCTCCGGAGATACAAGCAATTACCCGCATTGACGAAAATGGCAAAATTATTTTTACCGTCCCAAATAATCCGCAATTTGCCGGAAAGGATATATCATATCAAGAACACATCCAAAGAATTTTAAAAACACATCAGCGGGTGTTGAGTGATATTTTTGAAACGGTTCAAGGATTTAGAAGTATTGCATATTATTTACCTGTTTTCAAAAATGGAATATTTAAAGGCGGTATAGCTATTCTAATTCCTTTTGAAAGCCTCGCAAAAAATTATTTAAGAAATATTAAGGTAAGGCAAAGCGGATTTGCTTGGACAGTCAGCCAAAAAGGAGTTGTAATTTATAGCCCATTTACAGTATTAAATAATAAAAATGTATTTCAACGCTTTTCTAAAAATCCAGAATTGATTTCTTTATTAAATAGAGCTACAAAAGGCGAACGCGGTTCCGGATTTTATTCCTGGGCTAATCCGAATTTACCGGAGACAGATTCCGGGAAAATATGTGCCGTTTATTATCCCGTTAAGATTGCAGATCGGTTTTGGTCGGTAATTGTTGCTACTCCCGAAACCGAGGCATTAAGCACAATGAATGGATTTATAAATAAGTGGGCGACCTTAATTATCTTATTGATCTTCGGGGGATCCGTCTATTTATATTACGTAAATAAAGCCAGGGCAATATTAAAAGAAGAGACAAAGCGTAAAAAAGCGGAGGAAGCTTTACGTCAATCCGAACAAAAATTCAAAACTCTCTTTCATACCGCGGGAGATTCAATTTTTCTTGTAGAGTTAAACGACAAAATAATTGAAACAAATGATTATGCATTAGAAAAATTTGGTTATACAAGAGAAGAGTTTTTAGATTTCTCCATGGGAGAACTAAACTTCCCGCCCGATTCCGAAAGAATTAAAAACCGACTCGGGCTAATTAAAGAAAAAGGTGAGCTTTATTTTGAGTCTGTTTTTAAAACTAAAAGAGGTGAACCGATTCACGTAGGAGTTAATGTTCGAATAATTGATTATGAAGATCGAAAAGTTATGCTATCGATTGCTAGAGATATTTCTCTAAAGAAAAAAGAAGAAGAAGAATTGATAAGAGCCAAAGATGAAGCTGAAATTGCAAGCAGGCTGAAATCCGAATTCCTCGCTCAAATGTCTCACGAAATCAGATCGCCCTTAAACGTAGTGATGGGATTTACAGAATTATTAAAAGATGATTTGAAAGGACAATTGACCGAAG is a genomic window containing:
- a CDS encoding diacylglycerol kinase family lipid kinase, whose amino-acid sequence is MKIFYLNNPASGNKNGIKYFSRIKNALSKRKIDFDSAQTEYAGHGTEIIKNLNFENFDGVVVSGGDGTIFEMLNGYFANESAKRIPVGVIPIGRGNAFARDLDLVPERWEEAIDAILSGRTRKVDVGVFTTEEKKYYFLNILGFGFVTDIAAIALKLKMFGDLSYILGVLYRTIALESFNLRMEVDGKIIERENVFTEISNSRYTGKDFLMAPSAKIDDGLLDVTLLNKLSRIKVLQCLPKIFTGTHVQMKEVETFKVKRIKIETIPAKILTPDGQLMGSTPIEVECLHDAIEVFIK
- a CDS encoding type 1 glutamine amidotransferase, which produces MKKLAGKKILMFVEDAYEDLELWYPKLRLIEEGAQVIVAGPEANKIYQGKHSYPCKSDASYNDVEEEDFSGLVIPGGFAPDKLRRVAKVLELTKQFNDNHKLVAYICHAGWITISAKIMNGYTCTSTPGIKDDIENAGAIWLDEPVVVDRNMVSSRKPDDLPMFCEAIIKVMTN
- a CDS encoding M64 family metallo-endopeptidase yields the protein MKYLFRLSIFPFFLLSFIPFFILSSIQTYAQPKSFSDYFKDQTMRIDYFHIGDATNEVVTLDNVYQYGIWAGSTKNLIDNFDNGAYYYKIFDAASGKLIFSRGFDSYFKEYQTSDEASKGIKRTYHESAIIPFPINKIKFILEKRDKQNKLNEVFSTEISPSDLYIIKDAVKDNAVKVYKSHFSGDPHLKVDVVILGDGYSAGEQKKFEKDLKRYTNIFLNQEPYKTNKNEFNIYGIFKASEESGITEPGANIYKNTTLGTRFYSLGSERYVLTEENKTLRDLASHVPYDAIYIMCNSSRYGGGGIYNFYCTFAADNQFSPYIFLHEFGHSFGGLADEYYTSDVAYNEFYPQGQEPVEPNITRLLDKNNLKWKNLITPGIKIPTPWEKENYDKMDYAWQTERRELNKHIAELKRNKAPQKEVDASQNEYNKKDKMHSDEVDKYLMSSKYWNKVGAFEGAGYSAKGMYRSMLDCLMFSKGTKPFCKVCEEHVVKVIKHFAE
- a CDS encoding DUF4159 domain-containing protein, with amino-acid sequence MNITYKIFFFLFMLSAIAAAQDESKFKIARLKYNGGGDWYNDPSEEVNLLKFIGQNTNIKTNPVYEFVDLTSGNIFAYPFLFMTGHGNVVFSDSEANKLRAYLENGGFLYVDDDYGLDKAFRREIKKVFPEKDLTELPFSYGLYHCFYEFPNGVPKTHEHDGKPPQGFGIFVNGRLCVYYTYESNPSDGWTDPEVHKDTPQKREEALKFGTNLIVWALMN
- a CDS encoding zf-HC2 domain-containing protein, giving the protein MNNDVKVICKEFQKEVFLYLNNELSIERLAFWKEHLLTCSDCTFELKSVIQLADTLSEKTLVDVENSTFNKMIEKAIIKKTWLHYVFGSRRRFDMNRSFYGKAALAGVLATAAIIISIITHQSIPVKTIPKNLLDWEGTNFSSQIDDIKTRMQMIDEDKWDKEIILLDQRLDNLEKGSDKFSFN
- a CDS encoding RNA polymerase sigma factor: MSTTHEQNLIEKCRSGNTSAFGPLMQIYRRQLFSYLFKLSGERTQAEDLLQETLIKTWKGIKKYSERQKFSSWLFTIAHNTAMDNLRKRNNDYLISDVEPDELQSANDPHKEFIKNETNTLIEKAIVTLSTKQKEVFLLRLYGEMSFKEISELTKEPLNTVLSHMHYSVKKIKKLLGNDNEQ
- a CDS encoding GNAT family N-acetyltransferase, with amino-acid sequence MTSIILKTKRLELLSGSLEHARAEKYDQKRLPKLLNAAIPDNWPPPLNDEESINFFLKYLEDDPDAGGFTSWYILLPEGSKKKAIGNIGFKGMPDESGTVEIGYSIMETHHHNGYASEAVAAIVDWAFSQPKVLRVIAETLPELVTSQRVLEKNGFKFIGEGSEPGIIRYELQNKRIKT
- a CDS encoding ATP-binding protein; translation: MLINFLKQIFMPITIIGICIALLYSAYNDVKRETINQLNLEQLTHAEQAANGIQLFFNDYDMLLSYLAKQNSIIDFNENGKNLATLFYDSHAPEIQAITRIDENGKIIFTVPNNPQFAGKDISYQEHIQRILKTHQRVLSDIFETVQGFRSIAYYLPVFKNGIFKGGIAILIPFESLAKNYLRNIKVRQSGFAWTVSQKGVVIYSPFTVLNNKNVFQRFSKNPELISLLNRATKGERGSGFYSWANPNLPETDSGKICAVYYPVKIADRFWSVIVATPETEALSTMNGFINKWATLIILLIFGGSVYLYYVNKARAILKEETKRKKAEEALRQSEQKFKTLFHTAGDSIFLVELNDKIIETNDYALEKFGYTREEFLDFSMGELNFPPDSERIKNRLGLIKEKGELYFESVFKTKRGEPIHVGVNVRIIDYEDRKVMLSIARDISLKKKEEEELIRAKDEAEIASRLKSEFLAQMSHEIRSPLNVVMGFTELLKDDLKGQLTEDMVNSFKGIDIAGKRIIRTVELILNMSELQAGMYESIRKKFDLSKDVLEAILHEYEIVARKRGLDLILSKKTDRTIINADLFSTSQIFVNLIDNAIKYTPIGKVEITVTRNERNELTVIISDTGIGISKEFLPKLFEPFTQEQQGYSRKYEGTGLGMALVKRYCEINGVEIQVDTDKNRGTKFILCFADQNEQQ